From the genome of Clostridium sp. BNL1100, one region includes:
- a CDS encoding helix-turn-helix transcriptional regulator, which translates to MSLGEKLLDLRKKAGLSQEEVAEKLGISRQTVSKWETDQTVPELIKAKLLSQLYNVSYDYLISGCPIGGDVTNIELIVDEIDWTSAWSKKYPILASYQGMKGIDIYKEKLSELYDTFKNEFGFDDADTTLVLKDILYQKYKMAKKKIR; encoded by the coding sequence ATGTCATTAGGTGAAAAATTACTAGATTTGCGTAAAAAAGCTGGTTTATCTCAAGAAGAAGTTGCTGAAAAATTGGGTATATCCCGGCAAACGGTAAGTAAATGGGAAACAGACCAAACAGTCCCTGAACTAATAAAGGCTAAATTACTTAGTCAGCTATACAATGTAAGTTATGATTATCTTATTAGCGGATGCCCTATTGGTGGTGATGTTACTAATATAGAATTAATTGTCGATGAAATTGACTGGACAAGTGCGTGGAGTAAAAAGTATCCTATTTTAGCTTCATATCAAGGCATGAAGGGGATAGATATTTATAAGGAAAAGCTATCTGAGTTATATGATACTTTTAAAAATGAGTTCGGCTTTGACGATGCGGATACAACATTAGTTTTAAAGGATATACTTTACCAGAAATATAAAATGGCAAAAAAGAAAATTAGGTAA
- a CDS encoding ATP-binding cassette domain-containing protein, which yields MNKDIIIINNVSKSFKENTVLKNVSVTFEKNKIHGLIGRNGSGKTMLLKCICGFVPVTSGEIIVNGKRIGVDTDVPKDVGIIIEAPGFLPNYSAYKNLMFLASINSNISKEEIKNAIKRVGLDPENKKWVGKYSLGMRQRLGIAQAIMENQSILLLDEPMNGIDKHGISEIRELLINLRNEGKTIILSSHSAEDIDILCDTVCEMDNGTLEVIRKDAKV from the coding sequence ATGAATAAGGATATTATTATAATTAATAATGTAAGCAAATCATTTAAAGAAAATACAGTGTTAAAAAATGTGTCTGTTACTTTTGAGAAAAATAAAATACATGGTCTAATCGGACGTAATGGGTCAGGCAAGACCATGCTTTTAAAATGTATTTGCGGTTTTGTTCCAGTAACTTCAGGAGAAATCATAGTAAATGGTAAGCGTATTGGAGTAGATACTGATGTACCAAAAGATGTAGGAATTATAATAGAAGCTCCGGGTTTTTTGCCAAACTATAGCGCTTACAAAAATTTAATGTTTTTAGCTTCAATCAATAGTAATATTTCAAAGGAAGAAATAAAAAACGCTATCAAACGTGTTGGACTTGACCCGGAAAATAAGAAGTGGGTAGGAAAATACTCTTTGGGGATGCGTCAAAGACTTGGAATTGCACAAGCAATAATGGAAAACCAGTCAATACTTTTGTTAGATGAACCTATGAATGGCATAGATAAGCATGGTATTAGTGAGATACGTGAACTTTTGATTAATCTTCGAAATGAAGGTAAAACCATCATCCTCTCCAGCCATAGTGCTGAAGATATAGACATTTTGTGTGATACAGTATGTGAAATGGATAACGGAACACTTGAGGTAATTCGAAAAGATGCAAAAGTCTGA
- a CDS encoding recombinase family protein, whose amino-acid sequence MSQSSTWGIRRRFEQGKVIVNHTKFMGYDKDENGNLVINEKQAKVVRRIFSDYLNGKGPNRIAYELEKEGIPNWNGKAKWYDSSIKKMLSNEKYKGEALLQKTYTVDFLSKKRVENKGEVPQYYVEESHPAIIDKEIWEAVQLEKERRKAFIDKYSIKRLDYTTNDNPFIGRVMCGCCGGTFGRKVWNSSDERLKRIIWQCNNKYATKGKKGCNNRHINDEVLYMAFVSTFNSVLENREHFMSKWNEQINGEDILKRVTAKRFVDIFKDAEPLQQFDTELYFKMAEKILAFGDSRLIVGLLDGTEIECGIE is encoded by the coding sequence TTGAGTCAATCGAGTACATGGGGCATCAGAAGACGTTTTGAGCAGGGTAAGGTCATAGTAAACCATACAAAATTCATGGGCTATGACAAGGACGAAAATGGTAACCTTGTTATAAATGAAAAGCAGGCTAAGGTGGTAAGACGAATATTTTCTGATTATCTTAACGGAAAAGGCCCTAATAGAATAGCATATGAGTTGGAAAAAGAGGGCATCCCAAACTGGAACGGTAAGGCCAAGTGGTATGATAGTAGCATAAAAAAGATGTTGAGCAACGAAAAGTATAAGGGAGAGGCTTTACTTCAAAAAACCTACACAGTGGACTTTCTTTCAAAAAAGCGAGTAGAGAATAAAGGAGAGGTTCCACAGTATTATGTGGAAGAAAGCCATCCCGCAATAATAGACAAGGAAATATGGGAAGCAGTACAACTTGAAAAAGAGAGAAGAAAAGCTTTTATAGATAAGTACAGCATTAAAAGATTGGACTATACTACGAATGATAACCCATTTATAGGCAGAGTTATGTGTGGATGCTGTGGTGGAACATTCGGAAGGAAAGTATGGAACTCTAGTGATGAAAGATTAAAAAGGATCATTTGGCAGTGTAATAATAAGTATGCAACTAAAGGAAAAAAGGGCTGTAACAACAGGCATATTAATGACGAGGTTCTTTATATGGCATTTGTAAGTACTTTCAATTCAGTACTGGAAAACAGGGAGCATTTTATGAGCAAGTGGAATGAACAGATTAACGGTGAGGATATTCTTAAAAGAGTCACCGCCAAAAGATTTGTTGACATTTTTAAAGATGCTGAGCCATTACAACAGTTTGACACTGAGTTGTATTTTAAGATGGCGGAGAAGATACTGGCTTTTGGGGATTCCAGGTTGATTGTCGGGTTGCTAGATGGAACGGAAATCGAGTGCGGAATTGAATAA
- a CDS encoding RHS repeat-associated core domain-containing protein — translation MYDPKTARFLQEDTYTGDRNDPLSLNLYVYCANNPLIYYDPTGHSWMDSARDWFLNDTSAGRWVNKNIVKPVKKKAKAVYNYLDEKVPVLTGIGEALYDEAKTITDSVDIVGKVIDVAKVITHPKEAIKQIGDNYKKILADPKAVWNSVANKVTNYVDTNIINGNAHTRAEFGTHAAVFIGSFFVGGSESKASTTASKFAESAKGFISKTNGLTNRIIYEETGLTNIFNKMFSSIAENKIPEVNRGLSGVGEGVTQAKPDFYVTPSGDAIPSTGYRYMSENAPYMKNLKESMTIPENPNGTYFSFNKYDIANPGALQVPHDAAYRASFDTLQVIDDIRVPNGKWGQARHLEPLTKDFPQFGSGGASQVITNKPITLDEITKLPRWLPSIKK, via the coding sequence TGAATTTGTATGTGTATTGTGCGAATAATCCTCTTATATATTATGACCCAACAGGACATAGCTGGATGGATTCAGCCAGAGATTGGTTTTTAAATGATACATCTGCAGGACGGTGGGTTAACAAAAACATAGTTAAACCTGTAAAAAAGAAAGCAAAAGCAGTCTATAATTATTTGGATGAAAAAGTACCTGTTTTAACTGGCATAGGCGAAGCGCTATATGATGAAGCTAAAACAATAACTGATTCGGTAGATATTGTAGGTAAAGTAATAGATGTAGCTAAGGTTATAACTCATCCTAAGGAAGCTATAAAACAGATTGGAGATAATTATAAAAAGATACTGGCAGATCCAAAAGCGGTCTGGAATTCGGTGGCTAATAAAGTAACAAATTATGTTGATACAAATATAATAAATGGAAACGCGCATACAAGAGCAGAGTTTGGCACACATGCAGCGGTATTTATAGGATCATTCTTTGTTGGGGGAAGTGAAAGTAAGGCAAGTACGACTGCATCAAAATTTGCAGAGAGCGCAAAAGGGTTTATTTCAAAGACAAATGGCTTAACAAACAGGATTATCTATGAAGAAACCGGATTAACAAATATATTCAATAAAATGTTTAGCAGTATTGCTGAAAATAAAATACCGGAGGTTAATCGGGGGTTGAGTGGGGTTGGTGAGGGGGTTACACAAGCTAAACCAGACTTCTACGTAACACCTTCTGGTGATGCAATACCATCTACTGGATATAGATATATGTCTGAAAATGCACCATATATGAAAAATCTTAAAGAAAGTATGACAATACCTGAAAATCCTAATGGGACATATTTCTCGTTTAACAAGTATGATATAGCTAATCCAGGAGCATTACAAGTACCACATGATGCGGCGTATAGAGCATCATTTGATACATTACAAGTTATTGATGATATAAGAGTGCCAAATGGAAAGTGGGGACAGGCAAGACACTTAGAACCATTGACTAAGGATTTTCCACAGTTCGGGTCAGGTGGTGCATCACAAGTAATAACAAATAAACCAATTACATTAGATGAAATAACAAAATTGCCAAGGTGGTTACCAAGTATAAAAAAATAA